GGTCTGTGAACCCTCAGACATTGTATTTCACCGAGCCTTCAGCCTTCAGCCTTCAGCCTCCTTCTTCGTGGGGTCTGTACGTTGTGACAGATCGCTCCCTGACGAAGGGTCGGCCCCTTGAGATGGTCGTCGATGCCGTGCTCGCCGGTGGGGCGAAAGCCATTCAGCTTCGCGAGAAGGATCTCTCGACGCGGGACCTCTATGAACTGGTTGAGCGGCTCCTTCCTGTTGTGCACGGGCGAGGCGCCTGCCTCCTCATTAATGATCGAGTCGATCTGGCGTTGGCCTTACCGGTCGACGGCGTTCACCTTTCCAGAACAAGCCTTCCGCCTGCCGAGACGCGGGCCTTACTGGGACCGGCGCGACTGATCGGTGTGTCCTGTCACTCTCTCGAAGAGGCGATCGAGGCTGAAAAAGGGGGGGGCGATTTCATCGTATTCGGTCCGCT
This genomic stretch from Candidatus Methylomirabilota bacterium harbors:
- the thiE gene encoding thiamine phosphate synthase; protein product: MYFTEPSAFSLQPPSSWGLYVVTDRSLTKGRPLEMVVDAVLAGGAKAIQLREKDLSTRDLYELVERLLPVVHGRGACLLINDRVDLALALPVDGVHLSRTSLPPAETRALLGPARLIGVSCHSLEEAIEAEKGGGDFIVFGPLFPTPSKVAYGAPVGLAQLTEVRQQVRLPILGIGGITTLNAASMMAAGADGVAVISTVMAADDPAVAVSTLLHVVRSVARSVAER